The nucleotide sequence GCCGCGCGCTGGTCGACGCCGACCGCGCGGAGCATGTCCGAGCGCGCCCGCTCCATGAAGCGGAGATAGTTGGCATAGTAGACGACGCCCGCCGTGTCGGTGTCCTCGAAATAGACGCGGAGGGCGAAACGATGGGTGCGGCCGTGGAAGGCGCCCTCATAGGGCCGATCGCGGAGCGGTTCGGTCATGCCAGGTCTCTCTAGCAGCATTAACCTTTGGGTGAAGGCCCGAGCGCCGTTTGGCGCCCATCATCGACGAGCCGAGCCTATTTGGCGTCGAACAGCCCTTCCTGCTCCGATCGCGGCGGGGTCAACCCGAGATGGGTCCAGCCGCGGCCGTTGAGGCAGCGGCCGCGGGCGGTGCGGGCGATGAGGCCGAGCTGAATGAGATAGGGCTCGATCACTTCCTCGATCGTGTCGCGCGGTTCGGACAGGCCGGCGGCGAGCGTCTCCACGCCCACCGGCCCGCCCTTGTAGATGTCGGCGATCATGTTGAGATAGCGCCGGTCCATGGCATCGAGGCCGAGCTCGTCCACTTCCATCCGCGTGAGGGCGCCGTCGGCGGCCCGGGCGTCGACCCGGTCGTCGCCGGTCGCATGGGCGAAATCCCGCACCCGCCTCAGCAGCCGCCCGGCGATGCGCGGGGTGCCGCGCGAGCGGCGGGCGATCTCGGTGGCGCCGTCGTCGGTGAGGTCTAGCTCCATCAGGCCCGCGGCGCGCCTCACCACCTTCTCCAGCTCCTCCACGGTGTAGAAGCTGAGCCGCACCGGAATGCCGAAGCGGTCTCGGAGCGGCGTCGTGAGCAGCCCCTGGCGCGTCGTCGCGCCGACCAGGGTGAACTTGGGCAGGTCGATCCGGACCGACCGGGCCGACGGTCCCTCGCCGATCATCAGGTCAAGCGCCCGATCCTCCATCGCTGGGTAGAGCACTTCCTCGACCGCCGGATTGAGCCGGTGAATCTCGTCGATGAACAGGACGTCGCCATCCTCGAGATTGGTGAGCAACGCGGCCAAGTCACCCGACTTGGCGATGACCGGGCCCGAGGTGGCGCGAAATCCGACGCCGAGCTCCCGCGCGATGATCTGGGCCAGGGTCGTCTTGCCGAGCCCCGGCGGTCCGAAGAACAGCACATGATCGAGCGCGTCGCCGCGCGCCTTGGCGGCATTGATGAAGACCCGCAAATTCTCCCGTGCTGCGCGTTGACCGACGAAATCGTCGAGCGTCTTCGGCCTCAGCGCCGCATCGAGGTCCTCGGGGCGGCGGTCGCCGGTGATGATGCGTTCGGGTTGCTCCACGCGGGCCAGCTTTAGCGCAACGGGACCCCCTGTCCATAACCAGGTTGAGCCGCCGGCCTGGCTCGCTTAGGCTCGCCGAAAAGAGGGGAGGGACGTCATGGATCGTCGCGAATTTCTCCTGGCGGCGGGTGCGGCGGGCGCCCTGCTCGGCCTTCCGTCGATGGCGCGGGCGCAGTCCGCGGCGCCGCGGCCTCCGCAGCACCCCTCGCTCTATATCGACGCGCAGGGCGGCCTCTCCGGCTTCGAGCCGGACGGCGAGGGCAGCTACAAGCCCACGCAGAAGCTGATCGAGGCGCTGAAGCAGCGGCGGATCGACGTCGTCAGCATGACCATCGGCGAGGTGGGCAACGGCCCCGACCGGTTCCGCGGCGCGATGGAGGCGATCGCCAGCTGGGACAAGATGATCGCGCAGTATCCCGAGCTGCTCATCAAGGTCGAAAGCGCGGCTGATCTCGCCGCCGCGCGCGCGCCGGGCAAGGTCGGCCTCATCTACAATTTCCAGGACACGACGCCGCTCGAGGCCGATGCCGCCAAGGCGGGCCTGTTCGGCGCGCTCGGCGTGAAGGTGATCCAGCTCACCTACAACAAGCGCAATCTCGCCGGCGACGGCTGCCTCGAAGCCTCGAACGCCGGCCTTTCCGATTTCGGCCGCGAGGCGATCGCCGAGATCGAGAAGGCCAAGATCCTCCTCGACCTCAGCCATTCCGGCCAGCGCACCGTCGCCGAGGGCATCGCCGTCGCGACGCGGCCGCCGGCCATTACGCACAGCGGCTGCCGCGCCCTCGTCGATTTCCCGCGCAACACCCATGACGCCGACATGCGCGCCCTGGCCGAGAAGGGCGGCGTGTTCGGCGTCTATCTGATGCCTTTCCTCCGCGCCAAGGGCCAGCCCGGCCGCGAGGACCTCATCCGCCACCTCGAACACGCGGTAAATGTCTGCGGCGAGGATCATGTCGGCATCGGCACCGACAATCCCTTCCTCGGCTACGAGATCACCGAGGAAACGAAAAAGCAGCAGCGCGAATTCTACGAGGACCGCGCCAAGCGCGGCATCGCCGCTCCGGGCGAAGCCGCGGACGTGCTCAACCTCGTCGAAGGCTATAACGATGCCGCCCGCTACGATCGGCTGGCGGCGGACCTCAAGGCGCGAGGCTGGAGCTCCGCGCGGGTCGACAAGGTGCTCGGCGAAAATTTCGCCCGCCTCTTTACCGAAGTGTGGGCAGCCTAGCGCACCCCTAGCCCATCCGTCATTGCGAGCGGAGCAAAGCAATCCAGCGCGGCGGTGATACCCAGCTGGATTGCTTCGTCGCTTTGCTCCTCGCAATGACGGTTATGCGTTAACGCGCGGCTTTCTTGAGCGCGGTGCGCACCAAGGCGTCGAGCGACGCCTCCGGCCCCAGCTCGCCTTCCGCCTTGGCGACGGCGGCGGAGGCCTCGGCCGGCTTGAAGCCGAGATTGAGCAGGGCCGACACGGCGTCGGCGCTTTGGCTCCCCGGCGCCGGAGCGCCCCCGCCGCCCCCGCCGAGCACGACGCCGCCGGCCTTGTCCTTCAGCTCGTTGACGATCCGCTGGGCGAGCTTCGGACCAACGCCCTGCGCCCGGGCCACCATCGCCTTGTCGCCGCTGGCGATGGCACGGTGCAGCTCGTCGCCGCTCAGCGCTGAGAGGATGGCGAGCGCCACGCGCGCGCCGACGCCCTGCACCGACGTCAGCAGCCGAAACCAGTCCCGCTCCTCGGCGCTGGCGAAGCCGATCAGCCGGATGGCGTCGTCGGACACCTGCATCTCGGTATGGAGCACCACCTGGTCGCCGATCGCGCCGAGGCCCGACAGCGTCCGCGTCGAGGCGGAGACGAGATAGCCGACGCCGGCCACGTCGATCACCGCATGATCGGCGCCGAAGCTGTCCAGCAGGCCCCTTAGCTTGGCAATCAAGTGACACACCCCAATCCGTTCGGGCTGAGCCTGTCGAAGCCCTGCCGTTCACTCATGCTGTAGAGAGGAGGACAGCCCTTCGACAAGCTCAGGGCGAACGGCCATGGCAGTCGTCAAGCGACGCGCCTGGCGCTGGCGAGGTGATGGACATGGGTGATGGCCACCGCCAGGGCGTCGGCCGCATCCGCGCCTACAATCTTCGCGCTCGGCAGCAGCCGCTGCACCATGGCATGGACCTGCGCCTTCTCCGCGCCGCCGGTGCCCACAACCGCCTTCTTCACCAGCCGCGGCGCATATTCCCCGACGGCGATCCCGCCCCGCGCCGCCGCCAGCAGCACGACCCCGCGCGCCTGGCCGAGCTTCAAGGTCGATTGCGGATTCTCGTTGACGAACACCTCTTCCACCGCCGCGCCCTCGGGTCCGTGTTCGGCGAGGAGCGCGGCCAGCCGATCGTGCAGCTCCACGAGCCGCGCCGGCAACGCCGCCTTCGCATCCGTCCTCACCTGCCCATTGGCGATATGGCTCAGGCGATTGCCCTCGGCGGCGATCACGCCCCAGCCGGTGCAGGCCAGGCCCGGATCAAGGCCCACTATGAGCAATGCTTAGCCTCCGAACGAGGATTCATGCGCTGAGACGCTCCATCACCTCGTCGGGCACGTCGTAATTGCCCCAGACGGTCTGGACGTCGTCATCGTCGTCGAGCGCGTCGATCAGCTTCAGCAGGGACGCCGCCTCGTCCTCGCCGACGCCGACCTGGTTGTGCGGCCGCCAGGCAAGCTTGGAGCTTTCCGGTTCGCCGAGCAGCTTCTCCAGGCTCTTCTCGACCTCGTGCAGATCCTCCTGCGCGGTCCAGATCTCGTGGATTTCCTCGCCCGATTCGACGTCTTCCGCGCCGGCCTCGATCGCGGCTTCCAGTACCTTGTCGGCGCTGCCCGCCGAGACCGGATAGGTGATGAGGCCGAGCCGGTCGAAGCCGTGGCTCACCGATCCACTCGCGCCAAGATTGCCGCCATTCTTGGAGAAGATGGTGCGCACGTTGGTCGCGGTGCGATTGCGGTTGTCGGTCAGCGCCTCGACGATCAGCGACACGCCGCCCGGGCCGAAGCCCTCGTAGCGCAGCTCCTCGTAATTATCGCCTTCGCCGGCCGAGCTCTTGTCGATCGCGCGCTGGATATTGTCCTTGGGCATGGACTGCGCCTTGGCCGCGAGCACGGCCGCGCGCAGGCGCGGGTTCATGTCCGGATCGGGCGTGCCCATTTTTGCCGCGACGGTGATTTCGCGGGAAAGCTTGGAGAACATCGCCGAGCGCTTTTTATCCTGCGCCCCTTTGCGATGCATGATGTTCTTGAATTTACTATGGCCGGCCATGGATCCGGGTTCGCCTCTTCGTGAAATTGCCGTTGGGCCACGCGATAGCCGAGAGCGTCACCTTCGCGCAACGCGCCTGTAGGCTTCGGCATTGAGGCCGAGGGAAAGCAGCGCGAGGAGGGTGCTGAGCGCCCCGTCGAACAGCGCCAGTGGCCAGAACCATCGGGCCGCTCCTCCCAGCAGGTGCAGGTCGATGGCGGCATGAAGGATGCCCATCGGAGTCACCAGAAGCAGCGTCCAGGCGAGCAGGGGCGGGAGCCAGCGACGGAAATCGCGAAGGAAGCGCGCCGGGTCCCAGCCGAGCGGAGTGGCCGCGGCGATGCCCACGATCCAGGGCGCGAACGGCGCCAGGACGACGGCCAGGAGCAGGTTGCGCTGGATGATGCCCGACAGCGTCTCGGGCGCCTCTATCAACCCGGTTATCAAC is from Sphingosinicella humi and encodes:
- the ruvC gene encoding crossover junction endodeoxyribonuclease RuvC; this encodes MLIVGLDPGLACTGWGVIAAEGNRLSHIANGQVRTDAKAALPARLVELHDRLAALLAEHGPEGAAVEEVFVNENPQSTLKLGQARGVVLLAAARGGIAVGEYAPRLVKKAVVGTGGAEKAQVHAMVQRLLPSAKIVGADAADALAVAITHVHHLASARRVA
- a CDS encoding dipeptidase, whose product is MDRREFLLAAGAAGALLGLPSMARAQSAAPRPPQHPSLYIDAQGGLSGFEPDGEGSYKPTQKLIEALKQRRIDVVSMTIGEVGNGPDRFRGAMEAIASWDKMIAQYPELLIKVESAADLAAARAPGKVGLIYNFQDTTPLEADAAKAGLFGALGVKVIQLTYNKRNLAGDGCLEASNAGLSDFGREAIAEIEKAKILLDLSHSGQRTVAEGIAVATRPPAITHSGCRALVDFPRNTHDADMRALAEKGGVFGVYLMPFLRAKGQPGREDLIRHLEHAVNVCGEDHVGIGTDNPFLGYEITEETKKQQREFYEDRAKRGIAAPGEAADVLNLVEGYNDAARYDRLAADLKARGWSSARVDKVLGENFARLFTEVWAA
- the ruvB gene encoding Holliday junction branch migration DNA helicase RuvB; the protein is MEQPERIITGDRRPEDLDAALRPKTLDDFVGQRAARENLRVFINAAKARGDALDHVLFFGPPGLGKTTLAQIIARELGVGFRATSGPVIAKSGDLAALLTNLEDGDVLFIDEIHRLNPAVEEVLYPAMEDRALDLMIGEGPSARSVRIDLPKFTLVGATTRQGLLTTPLRDRFGIPVRLSFYTVEELEKVVRRAAGLMELDLTDDGATEIARRSRGTPRIAGRLLRRVRDFAHATGDDRVDARAADGALTRMEVDELGLDAMDRRYLNMIADIYKGGPVGVETLAAGLSEPRDTIEEVIEPYLIQLGLIARTARGRCLNGRGWTHLGLTPPRSEQEGLFDAK
- a CDS encoding YebC/PmpR family DNA-binding transcriptional regulator, with amino-acid sequence MAGHSKFKNIMHRKGAQDKKRSAMFSKLSREITVAAKMGTPDPDMNPRLRAAVLAAKAQSMPKDNIQRAIDKSSAGEGDNYEELRYEGFGPGGVSLIVEALTDNRNRTATNVRTIFSKNGGNLGASGSVSHGFDRLGLITYPVSAGSADKVLEAAIEAGAEDVESGEEIHEIWTAQEDLHEVEKSLEKLLGEPESSKLAWRPHNQVGVGEDEAASLLKLIDALDDDDDVQTVWGNYDVPDEVMERLSA
- the ruvA gene encoding Holliday junction branch migration protein RuvA, with product MIAKLRGLLDSFGADHAVIDVAGVGYLVSASTRTLSGLGAIGDQVVLHTEMQVSDDAIRLIGFASAEERDWFRLLTSVQGVGARVALAILSALSGDELHRAIASGDKAMVARAQGVGPKLAQRIVNELKDKAGGVVLGGGGGGAPAPGSQSADAVSALLNLGFKPAEASAAVAKAEGELGPEASLDALVRTALKKAAR